The Methylacidimicrobium sp. B4 genome contains a region encoding:
- the purH gene encoding bifunctional phosphoribosylaminoimidazolecarboxamide formyltransferase/IMP cyclohydrolase, with protein sequence MSAALISVSDKTGILPLAHALTQAGMTILSTGGTAVALRNAHIPVEDLEGVTGFPELLGGRVKTLHPKIHGGILWLRGNEEHERQRQAFGLPEIRFVAVNLYPFGETIRKPGVAIEEAIEQIDIGGCALARSAAKNCRDVTVVVDPRDYPEVIRELARSGETSLGLRQRLAVKAFAQVSAYDAAIAGYLQEGFGLGELPAAWSLPLVNGQALRYGENPHQRGTLYGEFWRHFQQLHGKELSYNNLLDIDSGVGLLADFPVRPTVAILKHNTPCGIGSAETLHEAWEKALATDREAPFGGVVAANRPVDLPFAETLSGIFTEVVIAPGFDPQALVLLQKKKNLRLLCADFAQVPSGRFSFRSIVADSILAQERDTAPLSSEARQVVSRRSPTPEEREAMEFSWRVCKHVRSNAIVFGAADRTLGIGAGQMSRVDAVRVAIAKAKNAGLSLAGSALASDAYFPFPDSVVHAAEAGATAVIQPGGSIRDPEVIAAADERGLALVFTGRRHFRH encoded by the coding sequence ATGAGTGCTGCGTTAATCTCCGTATCGGACAAGACCGGGATCCTCCCGCTGGCACATGCGCTCACCCAGGCCGGCATGACCATCCTTTCGACCGGGGGGACGGCGGTCGCCCTCCGCAATGCCCACATCCCTGTCGAGGATCTCGAGGGGGTCACGGGCTTCCCCGAGCTCCTGGGAGGCAGGGTGAAGACGCTCCATCCCAAGATTCACGGAGGCATCCTCTGGCTCCGCGGAAACGAAGAGCATGAGCGCCAGAGGCAGGCCTTCGGCCTCCCCGAGATCCGCTTCGTCGCGGTCAACCTCTATCCCTTCGGCGAAACCATCCGGAAACCGGGGGTGGCGATCGAGGAGGCGATCGAGCAGATCGACATCGGGGGCTGCGCCCTCGCCCGGAGTGCCGCCAAGAATTGCCGGGATGTGACGGTAGTGGTCGATCCTCGCGATTACCCGGAGGTCATCCGGGAGCTCGCCCGGTCGGGAGAGACGAGCCTCGGCCTACGGCAACGGTTGGCGGTCAAAGCCTTTGCCCAGGTCTCCGCCTACGACGCGGCGATCGCCGGTTACCTCCAGGAGGGCTTTGGCCTTGGCGAGCTTCCCGCCGCTTGGAGCCTGCCGCTGGTCAACGGCCAGGCGCTCCGCTATGGGGAAAACCCCCACCAGCGGGGAACGCTCTACGGGGAGTTCTGGCGCCATTTCCAGCAGCTTCATGGGAAGGAGCTCTCCTACAACAACCTGCTTGACATCGACAGTGGGGTCGGCCTGCTCGCGGATTTTCCCGTGCGACCCACGGTGGCCATCCTCAAGCACAACACCCCCTGCGGGATCGGCTCGGCCGAAACCCTGCACGAAGCCTGGGAGAAGGCGCTGGCCACCGACCGCGAGGCTCCCTTCGGCGGAGTGGTCGCAGCGAATCGACCCGTCGACCTCCCCTTCGCCGAAACCCTCTCGGGGATCTTTACGGAAGTCGTCATCGCACCGGGATTCGACCCCCAGGCGCTGGTCCTCTTGCAGAAAAAGAAGAACCTGCGGCTCCTCTGCGCCGACTTTGCCCAGGTTCCGAGCGGCCGCTTTTCCTTCCGGTCGATCGTGGCCGATTCGATCCTCGCCCAGGAACGCGACACCGCTCCTCTCTCCTCCGAAGCCCGTCAGGTCGTCAGCCGCCGCTCCCCGACCCCGGAAGAACGGGAAGCGATGGAGTTCTCCTGGAGGGTCTGCAAGCATGTGCGCTCCAACGCGATCGTCTTTGGTGCGGCGGATCGCACCCTCGGGATTGGTGCGGGGCAGATGTCCCGAGTCGATGCGGTGCGCGTGGCGATCGCCAAGGCCAAGAACGCGGGGCTCTCGCTCGCGGGAAGCGCCCTCGCCTCGGATGCCTATTTTCCTTTCCCCGATTCGGTCGTCCACGCGGCCGAGGCGGGAGCGACCGCGGTGATCCAGCCGGGAGGGAGCA
- a CDS encoding PHP domain-containing protein, which translates to MQIRADLHCHSHFSSDGVSPPEELIRVARQKGLNAIALTDHNSCAGIDYLESQGLLRADGRPVDGFLVIPGQEISTREGHLLALGVRLPDLHGIAASDAASLIRNQGGFSIAPHPFDYFRAGIRSRTLDTLSLDAIEVFNAAATLRRSNRQAFRYAKERGLPMVAASDAHEAEAVGTAYVILEAEEFSVAGVFAALRQKSSRLEEHYIKAQEALRKTWHNVFRFHHHRVSATSGRGE; encoded by the coding sequence ATGCAGATTCGAGCGGATCTCCATTGTCATTCCCATTTTTCTTCCGACGGGGTCTCCCCGCCGGAGGAGCTGATCCGCGTGGCTCGCCAGAAGGGATTGAACGCCATTGCGTTGACCGACCACAACAGCTGTGCGGGCATCGACTACCTCGAATCGCAGGGCCTGCTCCGCGCCGACGGACGGCCCGTCGACGGCTTCCTCGTCATCCCGGGGCAGGAGATCAGTACTCGCGAAGGCCATCTCCTGGCTCTGGGCGTCCGGCTGCCCGACCTCCACGGCATTGCCGCCTCGGACGCCGCGTCCCTGATCCGGAACCAGGGTGGATTTTCGATCGCCCCGCATCCCTTCGATTATTTTCGCGCCGGCATCCGGAGCCGGACGCTCGACACCCTTTCCCTCGATGCGATCGAGGTCTTCAATGCGGCAGCGACACTGCGCCGGAGCAACCGCCAGGCCTTTCGCTACGCCAAGGAGCGGGGGCTCCCGATGGTCGCGGCCAGCGATGCCCATGAAGCCGAGGCGGTCGGAACCGCCTACGTGATCTTGGAGGCGGAGGAGTTTTCGGTGGCGGGGGTCTTCGCCGCGCTTCGCCAAAAGTCATCCAGGCTCGAAGAGCACTACATCAAGGCGCAAGAGGCCTTGCGAAAGACCTGGCACAATGTCTTTCGCTTTCACCATCATCGCGTTTCTGCAACCTCGGGCAGAGGCGAATGA